In Chaetodon auriga isolate fChaAug3 chromosome 7, fChaAug3.hap1, whole genome shotgun sequence, a genomic segment contains:
- the drc12 gene encoding dynein regulatory complex protein 12, with protein sequence MSPKKKTQKTTKKNPEKRENDLEAKYRRSTLDIAILQDHLALQTEAVIKVQSDRADLRRRMRDMEQKLQHERQDHRDINSDLSRQYKTMQTELTNRVKRLEQEVSQLREEHVLCQEELRREKRQREQVEQEKNATIADLQHKLDNMERDYEKILLETVDSMSSQLCVARRGWQDKSTTLHQNYKELLSEFGLNALDI encoded by the exons ATGtctccaaagaaaaaaacacaaaagaccaCAAAGAAGAATCCAGAAAAAA GGGAAAATGACCTGGAGGCAAAGTATAGGCGCAGTACTCTGGATATAGCCATCCTACAGGATCACCTCG CCTTACAGACTGAGGCAGTAATAAAGGTCCAGTCTGATAGAGCTGACCTGAGGAGACGCATGAGGGACATGGAGCAGAAGCTGCAGCACGAGAGACAAGACCACAGAGACATCAACTCTG ACCTCAGTCGCCAGTACAAAACCATGCAGACAGAGCTGACCAACAGGGTGAAGAGGCTGGAGCAGGAGGTCAGCCAGCTGAGGGAAGAACATG TCCTGTGTCAGGAGGaactgaggagagagaaaagacagcgTGAGCAGGTGGAACAGGAGAAAAACGCCACCATAGCTGACCTCCAACACAAGCTGGACAACATGGAAAGAGACTACGAGAAGATCCTGCTC GAGACTGTGGACAGCATGTCCTCCCAGCTGTGTGTGGCTCGACGGGGTTGGCAGGACAAGAGCACAACCCTTCACCAAAATTACAAGGAACTGCTCTCTGAATTTGGCCTGAATGCACTGGACATCTGA